One window of Legionella pneumophila subsp. pneumophila str. Philadelphia 1 genomic DNA carries:
- the rodA gene encoding rod shape-determining protein RodA → MSRQTTKPVYRFTAKSLHLDFPLLGLILTLIAFGLLILYSASNANMGMIMRQSMRLLFAFLIMFVLGFIPPHKYKIWTPWIYGVGLSLLIAVMLMGKIGKGAQRWLELGLFRFQPSEIMKLAVPMMAAWFFDRQSHPSSIRSIGIASLIIFIPALLIAKQPDLGTAIMVTVAGLCVVFLAGIRFKIILLIALLMCSAIPVVWNLMHDYQKQRVYTLIDPEQDPLGAGYHIIQSKIAIGSGGLMGKGWLKGSQSHLNFLPEHATDFIFAVSGEEFGFAGGFAIVALIVLISLRSLNIANNAQTTYTRLLSASLAMTFFLSAFVNIGMVMGIIPVVGIPLPLVSYGGTAMVTFLASFGILMSISSHRILFNSLN, encoded by the coding sequence ATGAGTAGACAAACGACTAAGCCCGTATATCGTTTTACAGCAAAGTCCCTTCATCTTGATTTTCCATTACTTGGATTAATACTTACTCTTATTGCCTTCGGACTCTTGATACTTTATAGCGCTTCAAATGCCAATATGGGCATGATCATGCGCCAATCCATGAGGCTGCTCTTCGCTTTTCTAATCATGTTTGTACTTGGATTTATTCCGCCACATAAATATAAAATCTGGACCCCATGGATTTACGGGGTTGGGTTAAGCTTGTTAATCGCAGTCATGCTAATGGGTAAAATTGGTAAAGGGGCTCAGCGCTGGTTAGAACTGGGGTTATTTCGTTTTCAACCTTCCGAGATTATGAAACTGGCTGTACCTATGATGGCCGCCTGGTTTTTCGACCGACAATCTCATCCAAGCAGCATACGCTCAATTGGTATTGCTTCCCTGATTATTTTTATTCCGGCTCTTCTTATTGCAAAACAACCTGATCTAGGTACTGCAATTATGGTTACTGTTGCAGGTTTATGTGTCGTATTTTTGGCAGGAATACGTTTTAAAATCATATTATTAATTGCATTACTGATGTGCTCAGCAATTCCTGTTGTGTGGAATCTGATGCATGACTACCAGAAACAAAGAGTGTATACCCTGATTGATCCTGAACAAGATCCACTTGGTGCTGGCTATCACATTATTCAATCCAAAATTGCCATTGGCTCAGGCGGCCTAATGGGCAAAGGATGGTTAAAGGGTAGTCAATCACACCTCAATTTCTTGCCAGAACATGCTACTGATTTTATTTTTGCGGTAAGTGGCGAAGAATTTGGCTTTGCCGGCGGATTTGCTATTGTCGCGCTGATAGTCTTAATTTCGCTACGCAGTTTAAATATTGCCAATAATGCACAAACCACTTACACGCGCCTGCTTTCAGCCAGTCTGGCCATGACCTTTTTCCTTTCTGCATTTGTCAATATTGGTATGGTCATGGGGATTATTCCGGTTGTAGGTATACCTCTTCCACTCGTCAGTTATGGTGGAACAGCTATGGTAACTTTCCTGGCAAGCTTTGGAATTTTAATGTCGATAAGCTCGCACCGAATATTATTTAATAGCTTGAATTGA
- the mrdA gene encoding penicillin-binding protein 2 produces the protein MYRNQSFKNYRAESQHQRFRLNLLIAILIILSLILILRLAFLQISEFKRYQTLSLKNQMSVIPIAPPRGVILDRNGVLLAENIPVYVLEITPERVKDMKQTLTKLRELIPSITDEDIDSFNKTRLQNRSFVPIPIKLKLSQEEVATFASNQYHFPGVSIKARLMRHYPLGEITAHALGYVGRINIQELKQVDSTNYRATNFIGKAGIEKYYEDILHGKVGYQMVETDVSGRTLRIINKVNPHSGAKLYLSIDARLQEAAYNALKDKRGAVVVINSRNGEVLAMVSSPSFDPNIFVSGVSKADYKVLSNALQRPLFNRAVRGVYPPASTIKPFVGLAGLDKGFITTTTEIYDPGKYKLPTSSHVYRDWKKTGHGVINFKRAITVSCDTFFYQLGNKMGISNIEDMLVKFGLGQLTHVDLHEEANGVIPSARWKRQTKGVSWYPGDTLISAIGQGFMLATPLQMANATASLSQHGQRFRPHLLIKTVNSDTNEMEEYKPFEEYPVSLRDEANWDVVIDAMHSVLTSNEGTGYRFGRNPPYPVAGKTGTAQVYSGRQYEKAKYEDIPEHLRDNSLFIAFTPVEKPEIAIAVVVENDTIASTVARKVLDTYYQLYPIKKTP, from the coding sequence ATGTATCGGAATCAATCATTTAAAAACTATCGTGCTGAATCCCAACATCAACGATTTAGACTTAATCTGTTAATTGCGATTCTGATTATTTTATCTTTAATACTGATTTTAAGATTGGCCTTCCTGCAAATATCCGAATTTAAACGGTATCAGACCTTGTCTTTAAAAAATCAAATGAGCGTAATACCTATTGCTCCTCCAAGAGGGGTTATTTTGGATAGAAATGGAGTATTACTCGCTGAAAACATACCAGTGTATGTGCTGGAAATCACTCCCGAACGTGTTAAAGACATGAAACAGACTTTGACTAAACTTCGAGAGTTAATTCCTTCAATTACAGACGAAGATATTGATAGCTTCAATAAGACCAGATTACAAAATCGTTCTTTTGTTCCCATTCCTATCAAATTAAAATTAAGCCAGGAAGAAGTAGCTACCTTTGCCAGCAATCAGTATCATTTCCCGGGAGTAAGCATTAAAGCGAGATTGATGCGTCATTACCCTCTTGGAGAGATTACTGCCCACGCCTTGGGGTATGTTGGTCGTATTAATATTCAGGAACTAAAACAAGTGGACTCCACTAATTATCGTGCTACCAACTTTATTGGCAAGGCCGGTATTGAAAAATACTATGAAGATATTCTCCATGGTAAAGTGGGTTATCAAATGGTAGAAACTGATGTTAGTGGCCGCACTTTAAGAATAATAAATAAAGTCAATCCTCATTCAGGAGCGAAACTGTATTTAAGCATAGACGCCAGACTTCAGGAAGCAGCTTATAATGCATTGAAGGATAAACGAGGTGCGGTAGTAGTCATAAACTCTCGGAATGGCGAAGTACTTGCGATGGTGAGTTCTCCAAGTTTTGATCCCAATATTTTCGTCAGTGGAGTCAGTAAAGCGGATTATAAAGTGTTATCCAATGCCCTCCAGCGCCCTCTTTTTAATCGAGCAGTTCGAGGCGTTTACCCCCCTGCATCAACAATCAAACCGTTTGTTGGACTGGCTGGTTTGGATAAAGGCTTCATTACCACGACCACTGAAATATATGACCCCGGTAAGTACAAACTCCCTACTTCCAGCCATGTTTACCGTGATTGGAAAAAAACAGGCCACGGGGTCATTAATTTCAAACGAGCCATTACCGTCTCTTGTGACACTTTTTTTTACCAACTAGGTAATAAAATGGGAATCTCTAACATTGAGGACATGCTTGTAAAATTTGGCTTGGGACAACTAACACACGTTGACCTTCATGAAGAAGCAAATGGAGTAATACCTAGCGCTCGCTGGAAAAGACAAACTAAAGGAGTATCCTGGTATCCTGGAGATACTCTCATTTCTGCAATAGGACAAGGATTTATGCTGGCAACCCCTTTGCAAATGGCTAATGCCACAGCTTCCCTAAGCCAGCATGGACAACGATTCAGACCTCACCTACTGATAAAAACAGTAAACAGCGATACCAATGAAATGGAAGAATACAAGCCTTTTGAAGAATACCCAGTTTCCCTGAGAGATGAAGCAAACTGGGATGTTGTGATTGATGCGATGCATAGCGTACTAACCAGCAATGAAGGAACAGGTTACCGTTTTGGCAGAAATCCTCCTTACCCGGTAGCAGGAAAAACAGGTACAGCACAAGTATACAGCGGAAGACAATATGAAAAGGCAAAGTACGAAGACATACCTGAGCATTTGAGGGATAATTCTTTATTTATTGCATTTACTCCAGTAGAAAAACCGGAAATTGCCATTGCGGTGGTAGTTGAAAATGATACTATCGCTTCCACTGTAGCACGTAAGGTACTTGACACTTATTATCAACTTTATCCTATTAAGAAAACACCATGA
- the rlmH gene encoding 23S rRNA (pseudouridine(1915)-N(3))-methyltransferase RlmH codes for MLKITIITLGNKMPDWVNSGVNEYAKRFHDGIQIKLIEIPLLRRNKSSDLARILEKESALTKDALPANARLIALDMLGKSFSSEELALRLTQLQQISSHLCFIIGGPEGLSNEILTLCDERWSLSKLTLPHPLVRIILLESLYRAWSIINNHPYHK; via the coding sequence ATGCTAAAAATTACCATTATCACTCTTGGCAATAAAATGCCCGACTGGGTTAACTCAGGAGTTAACGAATACGCAAAGAGGTTTCATGATGGCATCCAGATAAAACTCATCGAAATCCCTTTGCTGCGTCGTAATAAATCCTCGGATTTAGCAAGAATACTAGAAAAAGAAAGTGCTTTGACTAAAGATGCCCTTCCTGCCAATGCTCGCCTTATTGCCTTGGACATGCTGGGAAAATCCTTTAGCAGCGAGGAATTAGCACTTAGGTTGACGCAATTACAACAAATTTCAAGTCACCTTTGTTTTATAATTGGCGGCCCAGAAGGATTATCCAATGAAATACTGACTCTTTGCGATGAACGCTGGTCATTATCCAAATTAACCCTTCCTCATCCTCTGGTTCGCATTATTTTGCTGGAGTCCCTCTATAGAGCATGGTCTATCATTAACAACCATCCTTATCATAAATAG
- the rsfS gene encoding ribosome silencing factor, which produces MLEKNPTLEKLLKSLEDIQAIDIKIIDVHKQTTITDFMVVTSGRSSRHVKSIAQKVLEDMKVAGLPCLSSTGIEHGDWALIDFGDIILHVMQPEFRHFYNLEGLWEEHPGNS; this is translated from the coding sequence ATGCTTGAAAAAAATCCTACGCTCGAAAAACTGTTAAAATCTCTTGAAGACATTCAAGCGATAGATATTAAGATCATTGATGTGCATAAACAAACAACAATCACTGATTTTATGGTCGTCACATCAGGCCGTTCATCCAGACATGTCAAATCGATAGCTCAAAAAGTTCTGGAAGATATGAAGGTTGCTGGTCTGCCTTGCTTGAGTTCTACTGGAATAGAACATGGTGATTGGGCTTTAATTGATTTTGGAGACATCATATTGCATGTCATGCAACCAGAATTCCGACATTTTTATAACCTTGAAGGATTATGGGAAGAACACCCTGGTAACTCCTGA
- a CDS encoding peptide MFS transporter has translation MEKHPKSLRIYFTTEMWERYGFYAVQSLLALYLALHFKWPDKEIYSLVGSFTALTYLSPLVGGWIADKLIGQKRAILLGAIVLFLSYCMLSLIDNSLALTSSLAGVAVGTGLLKPNISSLLGNEYPVGSTKRESGFTIFYMGITTGIILGTTLPSKFNEYFGWSASFTSASIGLIIAFVVFLFGIHQYKIKDYNPFVLQPGKIISAFVLLVLLWSLSFYILSSPQLANIMFGLVVLFSASYILYSVNRESANQSRQTLVIGLLCIISVIFWAFYFQMFMSLTLFIARVVEPSFLGIDFPPPYYITVQSIGMLIIGYFLAKKHRSLTMIERGLSTGKKFVLAMVFMTLAYSIIAFVSTVVDKSILISPLLIIPAYLMISLAELLLSPVGLSAITVLADKNKVSTMMGIFFVSLGIGGFLSGKLADLTAIPTGETNIIVLKTLYATAFTQQLSILFIATLGCLVLFAVIKFLLTHIQICEKQ, from the coding sequence ATGGAAAAACACCCAAAATCTCTCCGCATCTACTTTACAACCGAAATGTGGGAACGTTATGGTTTTTACGCAGTTCAATCCTTATTAGCACTTTATTTGGCCTTACACTTTAAATGGCCGGACAAAGAAATCTATTCTTTAGTAGGATCGTTCACAGCACTCACCTACCTCTCACCATTAGTAGGAGGCTGGATTGCTGATAAATTAATAGGCCAAAAACGCGCTATATTGCTGGGTGCTATTGTTCTGTTTTTAAGTTATTGCATGTTGTCATTGATTGATAATTCGCTGGCATTAACCTCTTCACTTGCAGGAGTAGCTGTAGGAACAGGTTTATTAAAACCTAATATTTCTTCATTACTAGGTAATGAATATCCAGTAGGATCAACAAAAAGAGAAAGTGGTTTTACTATTTTTTACATGGGCATCACGACAGGAATAATCCTCGGAACAACACTACCAAGCAAGTTTAATGAGTATTTTGGCTGGTCTGCTTCCTTCACCAGTGCATCAATCGGACTAATCATCGCATTTGTAGTGTTTTTATTTGGAATACATCAGTACAAAATTAAGGATTATAATCCTTTTGTTTTACAACCAGGTAAAATCATTTCAGCTTTTGTGTTATTGGTTTTGCTGTGGTCATTGTCATTTTATATTTTAAGTTCACCTCAGCTGGCGAATATCATGTTTGGACTTGTGGTTCTTTTTTCAGCCAGTTACATTTTATATTCAGTAAATCGTGAAAGTGCAAATCAGTCCAGGCAAACATTAGTTATCGGGTTATTGTGCATCATCTCTGTTATTTTCTGGGCATTTTATTTTCAGATGTTCATGTCCTTAACATTATTTATTGCGCGAGTAGTCGAGCCAAGCTTTTTAGGTATCGATTTTCCCCCACCATACTACATCACAGTGCAAAGTATTGGTATGTTAATAATTGGTTATTTTCTTGCCAAAAAGCACCGTAGTCTTACAATGATTGAAAGAGGCTTAAGTACCGGGAAAAAATTTGTACTTGCTATGGTATTCATGACACTCGCCTACTCAATTATTGCCTTTGTAAGTACTGTAGTTGATAAATCCATTTTGATTTCACCTCTTCTTATCATCCCTGCCTACCTGATGATTTCTTTGGCTGAATTACTGCTTTCACCAGTAGGGTTGTCAGCAATAACTGTACTTGCTGACAAAAACAAGGTAAGCACCATGATGGGTATCTTTTTCGTTTCATTAGGAATAGGAGGATTCCTTTCAGGAAAATTAGCCGATCTGACTGCCATTCCTACTGGAGAGACAAATATAATCGTTTTAAAAACGCTCTACGCTACAGCATTCACCCAACAACTCAGTATATTATTCATTGCTACGTTAGGCTGCCTGGTATTGTTTGCTGTAATTAAATTTTTATTGACTCATATTCAGATATGCGAAAAACAATAA
- the hutU gene encoding urocanate hydratase, whose product MNKDKNKRVISAPRGTEIQAKNWLTEAALRMICNNLDPNVAEDPDSLIVYGGLGKAARNWECFDEIVHVLKLLNNDQTLLIQSGKPVGVFTTHEEAPRILIANSNLVPRWATWEHFNELDKKGLMMYGQMTAGSWIYIGSQGIVQGTYETFVAAAKKHYQGDLSGRWILTAGLGGMGGAQPLAGTMAGASVLAVECDRQRIEKRLQTKYLDRYTDNLSEALDWINESCRRKKPVSVAVLGNAAEIFPQLVKLGVQPSLVTDQTSAHDPLNGYLPLGWTLEQAVEMRKKSPEEVVDAAKKSMAVQVHAMLEFHNRGIPVFDYGNNIRQMAFEAGEKNAFSFEGFVPAYIRPLFCEGIGPFRWVALSGDPEDIYATDERVKQLIPDAPHLHHWLDMAREKISFQGLPARICWVGLKDRARLALAFNEMVKNKQVKAPIVIGRDHLDSGSVASPNRETEGMLDGSDAVSDWPLLNALLNCASGATWVSIHHGGGVGMGFSQHAGVVIVADGTEKAAKRLARVLHNDPATGVMRHADAGYQIAKQCAKENSLWLPMES is encoded by the coding sequence ATGAACAAGGACAAGAATAAACGTGTTATTTCTGCCCCTAGAGGTACCGAAATTCAAGCTAAAAATTGGTTAACTGAGGCGGCATTAAGGATGATTTGCAATAATTTGGATCCCAATGTTGCAGAGGATCCCGATTCTTTGATTGTTTATGGTGGATTGGGCAAGGCAGCCAGAAACTGGGAATGTTTTGATGAAATTGTTCATGTATTGAAATTATTAAATAATGATCAGACTTTACTCATTCAGTCCGGAAAACCTGTCGGTGTATTTACTACCCATGAAGAGGCTCCCAGAATACTAATTGCCAATTCTAATTTGGTACCGCGCTGGGCTACTTGGGAGCATTTTAACGAACTGGATAAGAAAGGCCTGATGATGTATGGCCAGATGACCGCCGGCAGCTGGATTTATATTGGTTCTCAAGGCATTGTGCAAGGAACTTATGAGACATTTGTTGCGGCAGCTAAAAAACATTATCAGGGTGATTTGTCCGGGCGTTGGATTTTAACAGCGGGTTTAGGGGGAATGGGGGGAGCTCAACCCTTGGCTGGAACTATGGCTGGTGCCAGCGTTCTTGCTGTAGAATGTGACAGACAAAGGATTGAGAAACGTTTACAGACAAAGTATCTGGATCGGTACACTGATAATTTAAGTGAAGCATTAGACTGGATTAATGAATCCTGTCGCCGTAAAAAGCCAGTTTCAGTAGCTGTTTTGGGAAATGCTGCTGAAATATTTCCTCAACTGGTTAAGTTGGGAGTGCAGCCTTCTCTGGTTACCGATCAAACCAGCGCTCATGATCCGCTCAATGGCTATTTGCCATTAGGATGGACATTAGAACAAGCTGTTGAAATGAGAAAAAAATCACCAGAAGAGGTTGTTGATGCAGCCAAGAAATCGATGGCTGTTCAAGTGCATGCAATGCTTGAATTTCATAATAGAGGCATTCCTGTATTTGATTATGGCAATAACATCAGACAAATGGCATTTGAAGCGGGAGAAAAAAACGCTTTTTCCTTTGAGGGATTTGTACCTGCTTATATCAGGCCATTATTTTGCGAAGGAATTGGACCATTTCGATGGGTTGCATTGTCAGGTGATCCAGAAGATATTTATGCAACGGATGAGCGAGTAAAGCAGTTAATTCCTGACGCTCCTCATTTGCATCATTGGTTAGATATGGCCAGGGAAAAAATTTCATTTCAGGGATTACCAGCAAGGATATGTTGGGTAGGGTTAAAGGATAGAGCACGCCTTGCCCTGGCTTTCAATGAAATGGTTAAAAATAAACAAGTTAAAGCGCCTATTGTGATTGGCCGTGACCATTTGGATTCTGGTTCTGTGGCTAGCCCCAATCGTGAAACAGAAGGTATGCTGGATGGCAGTGATGCTGTTTCTGATTGGCCTTTGCTTAATGCGCTGTTAAATTGTGCCAGTGGGGCTACTTGGGTAAGTATTCACCACGGAGGAGGGGTTGGTATGGGCTTTTCGCAACATGCTGGCGTTGTGATTGTTGCTGATGGGACAGAAAAGGCAGCTAAACGATTAGCCCGTGTGTTACACAATGATCCTGCGACAGGGGTAATGAGGCATGCTGATGCAGGTTATCAAATTGCCAAGCAATGTGCCAAAGAGAACTCGCTTTGGCTACCCATGGAATCTTAA
- the hutH gene encoding histidine ammonia-lyase: protein MSEQFILQPGQLSLLSIKQILDEELSCVLAENSFELIRASHQTVKKVIDEKKTVYGINTGFGSLANQTISSDCLKELQRNIVLSHACGTGKLLPDDVVALILLLKINNLSQGYSGVRLELINALIALFNHKVYPCIPSKGSVGASGDLVPLAHLSLPLLGEGEVRHQGQVISAEEGLKLAGLKPLELEAKEGLALLNGLQVSTALALSALFISETLFETAIISGSLSVDAASGSDVPFDDRIHQIRGHQAQISAASMYRNLLAGSQIRESHRHCNRVQDPYSLRCQPQIMGAILHQMQFVGQTLQVEANAISDNPLVFAEQGDILSGGNFHGEIIAMAADNLALALSEIGGSAERRIALLIDKNFSGLPAFLVRESGLNSGFMIAHVTAASCASDNKALAHPHSVDSLPTSANQEDHVSMATSAARRLHEMIDNTSTILAIELLAACQGLEFHKPLKTSPQLDKIYQSVRSVVKEYDKDRYFAPDIEKIKKKILDKEFSLLTLTNE, encoded by the coding sequence ATGTCAGAACAGTTTATATTGCAGCCTGGTCAGTTATCGCTACTTTCTATTAAACAAATTTTAGATGAGGAACTATCTTGCGTTCTTGCTGAGAATTCCTTTGAATTAATTAGAGCCTCTCACCAAACGGTTAAAAAAGTAATTGATGAAAAGAAAACTGTATACGGAATCAATACAGGTTTTGGTTCTCTGGCAAACCAGACCATTTCTTCAGATTGTTTGAAAGAGTTGCAGCGTAATATTGTGCTTTCTCATGCTTGTGGAACGGGTAAATTATTGCCGGATGACGTGGTTGCCTTGATTTTGCTTTTGAAAATTAATAATTTGTCTCAAGGGTATTCCGGAGTTAGGCTGGAATTAATTAATGCCTTGATTGCTTTGTTTAATCATAAAGTATATCCATGCATTCCCTCTAAAGGTTCGGTAGGTGCGTCCGGAGATTTAGTCCCGCTTGCACATTTGTCTTTACCTTTGTTAGGAGAAGGCGAAGTAAGACATCAAGGTCAGGTGATCAGTGCTGAGGAAGGACTAAAACTGGCCGGATTGAAACCGCTTGAATTGGAAGCTAAAGAAGGATTAGCACTGCTTAATGGCTTACAGGTATCTACCGCTTTAGCTTTGTCAGCTCTGTTTATTAGTGAGACATTGTTTGAAACTGCGATTATTTCCGGCAGTTTATCAGTAGATGCTGCCAGTGGGAGTGATGTCCCCTTTGATGACAGAATACACCAAATTCGAGGACATCAAGCTCAAATTTCTGCTGCCAGTATGTACAGAAATTTATTGGCAGGTAGTCAAATTCGAGAGTCACACAGGCATTGTAATCGTGTTCAGGACCCTTATTCTTTAAGATGTCAGCCACAAATCATGGGTGCAATTCTTCATCAGATGCAGTTTGTTGGACAAACTCTCCAAGTAGAGGCCAATGCAATTTCCGATAATCCTCTCGTTTTTGCAGAGCAGGGGGATATTTTGTCTGGGGGAAATTTTCATGGTGAAATCATCGCAATGGCTGCTGACAATTTGGCATTGGCATTATCCGAGATAGGAGGTAGTGCAGAACGCCGAATTGCTTTATTAATTGATAAAAATTTTAGTGGATTACCCGCGTTCCTGGTTAGAGAAAGCGGCTTAAATTCAGGTTTTATGATTGCACATGTAACTGCCGCTTCTTGTGCCAGCGATAACAAAGCGCTTGCTCATCCACACTCCGTTGATAGTTTGCCTACCTCGGCAAATCAGGAAGATCATGTTTCTATGGCAACTAGTGCAGCACGTCGACTGCATGAAATGATCGATAATACTTCAACAATTCTTGCTATTGAGTTATTGGCAGCTTGTCAAGGGCTGGAGTTTCATAAACCTCTAAAGACATCACCGCAATTGGATAAAATTTATCAAAGCGTAAGAAGCGTGGTTAAAGAGTATGATAAAGATCGCTATTTTGCACCTGATATAGAAAAAATTAAAAAGAAGATTTTGGATAAAGAATTCTCATTGCTCACACTCACGAACGAATAG
- a CDS encoding coniferyl aldehyde dehydrogenase encodes MELMAEYLTLHQQHKNNPYPSLSERKKLLIAIKKILQTEAYTLAEAINKDFTHRSVEETLFLEVFPTIKAINFCLKNMKKWMRKRRRNVSWLFIPAKAYVIPQPLGVVGIMVPWNYPVYLALVPAIYALAAGNRVMIKMSELSPHIGDTLLKLMHAAGLNHSIRVINGDIELSKQFASLPFGHLMFTGSTNVGKMVMKAASDNLIPVTLELGGKSPAILSPTMNPAYFKRLFMGKLFNAAQTCIAPDYLLIPKGWEDRVEREFRKFINAFYPDLMSNEQYSSIISERHKKRLLDLVEDARSKGARVVEFGHSIPNCSKLPVFLLFDITNDMLVMKEEIFGPILPVLTYNSINDAVDYINSSPNPLALYYFGEDKSEIKIIQTKTLSGALTINETLMHIAIDDLPFGGVGHSGMGHYHGKEGFDTFSKLKPVLVQRFISTVSWLYPPYGALMRMFLAWVGGIKLKEKS; translated from the coding sequence ATGGAATTGATGGCAGAATATCTAACTTTGCATCAACAACACAAAAACAATCCTTATCCTTCTTTGTCTGAAAGAAAAAAATTGCTGATTGCAATAAAAAAAATCTTGCAGACAGAAGCTTACACTTTGGCAGAAGCAATAAATAAGGACTTTACTCATCGCTCTGTTGAGGAAACCTTATTTTTAGAAGTTTTTCCAACGATAAAAGCCATTAATTTTTGTTTAAAAAATATGAAGAAATGGATGAGAAAGAGACGCAGAAATGTGTCTTGGTTGTTTATTCCTGCAAAAGCCTATGTTATACCGCAACCCCTTGGGGTGGTTGGTATCATGGTTCCCTGGAATTATCCTGTTTATCTGGCTTTAGTCCCTGCTATTTATGCCTTGGCAGCTGGAAACAGGGTGATGATAAAAATGTCTGAGTTATCTCCGCATATTGGCGATACTTTACTAAAATTGATGCACGCGGCTGGATTAAACCATTCTATCAGAGTCATTAACGGTGATATTGAGCTATCAAAGCAGTTTGCTTCGCTTCCTTTTGGCCATCTTATGTTCACTGGCTCAACTAATGTAGGAAAAATGGTGATGAAGGCTGCCAGTGATAACCTGATTCCAGTGACACTGGAGCTAGGCGGCAAATCTCCGGCAATATTATCTCCCACCATGAACCCAGCTTATTTTAAGCGCTTGTTTATGGGCAAATTATTCAATGCTGCTCAAACTTGTATCGCACCTGATTATTTATTGATTCCTAAAGGATGGGAAGACAGAGTCGAAAGAGAATTTAGGAAGTTTATTAATGCCTTTTACCCGGATTTGATGAGTAATGAGCAGTATTCCAGTATTATTTCAGAGAGACATAAAAAGCGATTACTCGATCTGGTCGAAGATGCGCGAAGCAAAGGGGCTCGTGTAGTTGAGTTTGGTCATTCAATTCCGAATTGCTCAAAGTTACCTGTATTTCTATTATTTGATATAACAAATGATATGCTTGTTATGAAGGAAGAAATTTTTGGTCCTATACTGCCTGTATTGACTTATAACTCAATAAATGATGCAGTCGATTACATTAACTCATCTCCCAACCCACTTGCCTTGTATTATTTTGGAGAAGACAAGAGTGAAATAAAAATCATACAAACAAAAACATTATCTGGTGCTTTGACTATCAATGAAACCTTAATGCATATTGCAATTGATGATTTACCATTTGGTGGTGTTGGTCATAGTGGCATGGGGCATTATCATGGAAAGGAAGGATTTGATACCTTTTCAAAATTAAAACCGGTGTTAGTGCAACGATTTATATCTACAGTTAGCTGGCTATATCCACCCTATGGTGCTTTAATGCGTATGTTTTTAGCTTGGGTTGGTGGTATCAAGTTGAAGGAGAAATCATGA
- a CDS encoding SDR family oxidoreductase — MSKVIFITGGSRGIGREIALKFAAKDKANIVIAAKTAEPHPKLEGTIYSVANEIEELGGKALPLMVDVRDEQQIQNAITKTIETFGRLDVLVNNASAINLTDTLNTPMRRYDLMQSVNVRATFACSQAAIPYLLKSENPHILTLSPPLNMDKTWFAPHLAYTISKYGMSMCTLGLAEEFKEAGIAVNSLWPKTTIATDAIRVHFPSELYMASRKPLIMADAAYWIINQPSKSITGNFFIDEDVLKNSGVTDFSCYAMNPKAQLCPDLFL; from the coding sequence ATGAGTAAAGTCATTTTTATTACAGGTGGCAGTAGAGGAATCGGTAGAGAAATCGCTTTAAAATTTGCTGCAAAGGACAAAGCAAATATCGTTATTGCAGCCAAAACAGCAGAACCTCATCCTAAACTGGAAGGAACTATTTATTCTGTTGCAAACGAAATTGAAGAACTGGGAGGAAAGGCTCTGCCTTTAATGGTTGATGTCAGAGATGAGCAACAGATCCAAAATGCGATCACTAAAACCATAGAAACTTTTGGAAGATTGGATGTATTAGTCAATAACGCGAGCGCAATCAATTTGACTGATACATTAAATACTCCAATGAGGCGTTATGATCTCATGCAGAGCGTTAATGTCAGGGCAACGTTTGCATGTTCTCAAGCAGCCATTCCATATCTTTTAAAAAGCGAGAATCCGCATATTCTGACTTTGTCCCCACCTTTAAATATGGATAAAACCTGGTTTGCACCACATCTGGCTTATACCATCAGTAAATACGGTATGAGCATGTGCACATTAGGCCTCGCTGAGGAATTTAAAGAGGCGGGAATTGCTGTTAATTCTTTATGGCCGAAAACTACTATAGCTACTGATGCCATAAGAGTTCATTTTCCCAGTGAGCTGTATATGGCAAGCAGAAAGCCACTCATTATGGCTGATGCTGCTTATTGGATTATCAATCAACCATCAAAATCAATCACTGGAAATTTTTTTATTGATGAAGACGTATTAAAAAATAGTGGTGTCACTGATTTTTCTTGCTATGCTATGAATCCTAAAGCTCAACTTTGTCCTGATTTATTTTTATGA